In Deinococcus humi, the genomic stretch CAGGCGCGAGCAGGGGTAGATCAGCGCGCGGCGGCCTGTTTCTCTGCCGCCAGGCGCTTCCTGTTCTCGTTCCAGCCGTGGGAACGCACCGCGTCCACGATGAACCACACGGCCATCACGACGGCCACGGCGGCCCACCCCCAGCTCCCCGAGCGCACGGCAAAGAACGCCCCCAGCGCGCACAACGCCCCCAGCAGCACGCTGAAGTACAGGACGATGTGGGGGGGCACGCGGCGGTTGCCAAACATGGGTTCACTGTAGGGGCTGCCCTCTTACGCTTCTCTGTCATCCACCTGTCGCGACAGCAGCACTCCCTGTAACTCGTCCACCGCGTACCCGCCGTCCTCGTAAAACGCCTGCGCTTCCGGGTTGTCGGACAGCACCCAGACCTCCCCTATACTCTCGGCGCGCATCTGCCGGTGCAGGGCGGCCAGCAGCGCGCGTCCCACGCCTCGCCGGCGCCAGCTCTCGCGCACCCCGATCTCCTCGAACATGACGTGCCGGGCCTCGCCGTGCCGCTGACGGTGAACGTAGGCCATCAGGAAGCCGATAGGCTGCCCGTCCGTCTCGGCGTGCCAGTGCCACACGGCAGGATCGGACAGATAGTCGTGAGCTGCCTCGGGGGACAGGGGCGGGCTGGGCTCCTCGCCTGTGAAGTCGGTTTCATCCTGGGCGATCTGTGCGAGAACATGTTCATCGCCAGGGCCGAGACGGCGGACATTGAAGGGGGGCATGCGTCTAGTGTGAATGAGGCGTCAAAAGGCACGCATCGGCCTTCTGGCGCATCCCTTCCCGTCTCGCCTGCCGTCTTCATGGCAGACTTGCCGGAATGCCGGATTTTGACGTGATCGTGATGGGGGCGGGCCACAATGCACTGGTAACGGCGGCCTACGCGGCCAAGGCAGGCCTGAAGGTCGGCGTGTTCGAGCGGCGGCATCTGGTCGGCGGAGCGGTCAGTACCGAGGAACTGGTGCCGGGCTACCGCTTCGACTACGGCGGCAGC encodes the following:
- a CDS encoding GNAT family N-acetyltransferase encodes the protein MPPFNVRRLGPGDEHVLAQIAQDETDFTGEEPSPPLSPEAAHDYLSDPAVWHWHAETDGQPIGFLMAYVHRQRHGEARHVMFEEIGVRESWRRRGVGRALLAALHRQMRAESIGEVWVLSDNPEAQAFYEDGGYAVDELQGVLLSRQVDDREA